A DNA window from Allokutzneria albata contains the following coding sequences:
- a CDS encoding trypsin-like peptidase domain-containing protein — translation MNRLRATALTGAAVLALVTGASTSSAVAAPEQPGTVRVGGGSGIVFGKGKPVPAHGATWCTMTTIGHDKFGDLVGLTNAHCFYGDDNKPVLGDKIYYNKAKPGTAAQPAKTSETDLATGVIGEVVHVSLSNPVGSPTNPGLDYSVIKFDKSKVVPTATVGDITIDGIGTPPTPATRMCKQGQTTGLTCGFMVSTSGPYFAHTIWEGPGDSGSPVVLNNKLIGNQWAAGLSTSMTAILADMNKRGQAGAGFTPVAP, via the coding sequence ATGAATCGACTGAGAGCGACCGCCCTCACCGGTGCCGCCGTGCTGGCGCTGGTGACGGGCGCCTCCACTTCCTCCGCGGTCGCCGCCCCCGAGCAGCCCGGGACGGTGCGCGTCGGCGGCGGCTCCGGCATCGTCTTCGGCAAGGGCAAGCCCGTCCCCGCGCACGGCGCGACCTGGTGCACGATGACCACCATCGGCCACGACAAGTTCGGCGACCTGGTGGGCCTGACCAACGCCCACTGCTTCTACGGCGACGACAACAAGCCGGTGCTTGGCGACAAGATCTACTACAACAAGGCGAAGCCGGGCACGGCCGCGCAGCCCGCCAAGACCTCCGAGACCGACCTGGCGACGGGCGTGATCGGCGAGGTCGTCCACGTCAGCCTCAGCAACCCGGTGGGCAGCCCCACCAACCCGGGCCTGGACTACTCGGTGATCAAGTTCGACAAGTCCAAGGTCGTTCCGACCGCGACCGTCGGCGACATCACCATCGATGGGATCGGCACCCCGCCCACGCCGGCCACCCGCATGTGCAAGCAGGGCCAGACCACCGGGCTCACCTGCGGATTCATGGTGAGCACCAGCGGTCCGTACTTCGCCCACACCATCTGGGAGGGGCCCGGTGACTCCGGTTCCCCGGTGGTGCTGAACAACAAGCTCATCGGCAACCAGTGGGCCGCCGGGCTGAGCACCTCCATGACCGCCATCCTCGCCGACATGAACAAGC